The Panacibacter microcysteis genome includes a window with the following:
- a CDS encoding phytanoyl-CoA dioxygenase family protein, with the protein MEQQTMAATMAPTMIPNNAHKDIPGNPSTAKSSTTKLNDRSNGKPLRVLSEADWQFWINNGYIVVKNAVPKEQAKATADFLWEFEEKDPNDPSTWYTAPRAEMKMKELTNTGMVEVYNNQHLWNNRQMQKVYDAFVDIWGTEKLWVTIDRANLNFPIRPGFEYKGFIHWDYDPETKPVNVQGVLALADQTDENMGGFQCIPELFRTYDTWKLTQPEDRNHFQPDTTGFTFDKVKMEAGDLLIFNSLQPHGIRPNMSDNKVRIAQYISMMPAEEDNEALKEWRINSWKQRIAPQGYAFPGDPRNWEQTKYDTAVLSELGEKLLGLKNW; encoded by the coding sequence ATGGAACAACAAACCATGGCAGCCACGATGGCGCCCACCATGATACCAAACAATGCGCACAAAGACATTCCCGGCAACCCGTCTACCGCAAAAAGCAGTACCACGAAACTCAATGACAGGAGTAATGGCAAACCATTACGTGTGTTAAGCGAAGCGGACTGGCAATTCTGGATAAACAACGGATACATCGTGGTGAAAAATGCCGTGCCAAAGGAACAGGCAAAAGCTACAGCAGATTTTTTGTGGGAGTTTGAAGAGAAAGACCCGAACGACCCGTCTACCTGGTATACGGCACCGCGTGCAGAAATGAAAATGAAAGAACTTACCAATACCGGCATGGTAGAAGTGTACAATAACCAGCACCTCTGGAACAACCGGCAAATGCAAAAAGTGTACGATGCTTTTGTAGACATCTGGGGCACAGAAAAACTGTGGGTAACGATTGACCGTGCAAACCTTAATTTTCCCATACGCCCCGGTTTTGAATACAAAGGTTTTATACACTGGGATTATGACCCGGAAACAAAACCTGTAAACGTGCAGGGCGTGCTTGCACTGGCAGACCAGACAGATGAAAACATGGGCGGCTTTCAATGCATTCCTGAACTCTTCAGAACTTACGACACCTGGAAGCTTACGCAGCCGGAAGACCGCAACCATTTTCAACCAGACACAACCGGTTTTACTTTTGATAAAGTAAAAATGGAAGCAGGCGATCTGCTGATCTTCAACAGCCTGCAGCCACATGGCATAAGACCAAACATGAGCGACAATAAAGTGCGTATAGCACAATATATTTCCATGATGCCTGCAGAAGAAGACAATGAAGCATTGAAAGAATGGCGCATCAACTCGTGGAAGCAGCGCATTGCGCCGCAGGGCTACGCTTTTCCGGGAGACCCACGCAACTGGGAACAGACAAAATATGACACCGCCGTGCTGAGTGAACTGGGCGAAAAATTACTGGGATTGAAAAACTGGTAA
- a CDS encoding aldo/keto reductase, whose translation MNAVQQPYTTLNNGTKMPLLGLGVYDMYEAEAKAAVIKALETGYRLIDTAAAYNNEPEIGSAIRESGIARHEVFVTTKVANPDQGYDNTMRAFDTSMKKLNIGYIDLYLVHWPVKGKRKETWKALETLYKEKRVKCIGVANYLVPFLYELETYANIQPVVNQIEFTPWLFVKDALDFCKDKNIQLQSYSPITRGKKFDDERLQSLCKKYNKTPAQIILRWNIEHGVSTIPKSANPARIQENFNIFDFTLTKEDIAVIDGFNEGFRICENPMDMW comes from the coding sequence ATGAATGCAGTACAACAACCATATACAACACTGAATAACGGCACTAAGATGCCATTGCTTGGCCTTGGCGTGTACGACATGTACGAAGCTGAAGCAAAAGCCGCGGTTATAAAGGCTTTGGAAACAGGTTACCGTTTAATTGATACTGCCGCTGCTTACAATAACGAACCCGAAATAGGCAGCGCCATAAGAGAAAGCGGTATTGCCAGGCACGAGGTTTTTGTAACAACCAAAGTGGCCAACCCAGACCAGGGTTACGACAATACCATGCGTGCTTTTGATACAAGCATGAAAAAACTGAACATCGGTTACATCGACCTTTACCTGGTGCACTGGCCGGTAAAAGGCAAACGCAAAGAAACCTGGAAGGCACTGGAAACATTGTACAAAGAAAAAAGGGTTAAATGCATTGGCGTGGCAAACTACCTCGTGCCTTTTCTGTATGAACTCGAAACCTATGCAAACATTCAGCCTGTTGTAAACCAAATAGAATTTACACCATGGTTGTTTGTAAAGGATGCCCTCGATTTTTGTAAAGACAAAAACATTCAGTTGCAGTCTTATTCTCCCATTACACGTGGTAAAAAGTTTGATGATGAGCGCTTGCAAAGCCTTTGCAAAAAGTACAATAAAACACCTGCACAGATCATACTCCGGTGGAACATTGAACATGGTGTATCTACCATACCAAAATCTGCCAATCCTGCACGCATACAGGAGAACTTCAACATATTCGATTTTACGCTTACCAAAGAAGATATAGCTGTAATAGATGGCTTTAACGAAGGCTTCCGCATTTGCGAAAACCCGATGGATATGTGGTAA
- a CDS encoding Fmu (Sun) domain-containing protein: MAKTHLYTGYVATAATIIQHYDGATPLNDFLKKYFALHKKFGSRDRRQITNLCYCYYRLGFAELGLDTTERILLALFLCSNDPHEIISELRPAWKENITASITEKLALIGYPFSIQNIFPWQDEISEGIDATAFAESHLIQPDLFLRIRPGKKEQVIKKLDAAGISYTQPMQDCIAIANNTKIDTVIELNKEAVVQDYSSQRITGFLQTIKSEISNPKSQISVWDCCAASGGKSILAKDVLGNIDLTVSDVRSSIIHNLKQRFTAAGITKYHSFVADLTSSTANIKFLVPDIIICDVPCSGSGTWGRTPEQLHFFTAEKIDYYSNLQKQILQNVLPHVKQGGYFLYITCSVFTKENEEVVDFILANSKLQLIKKEVLIGYDKKADTMFGALFKHDEKFTKYTYIE, from the coding sequence ATGGCAAAAACGCATCTTTATACAGGTTATGTAGCAACAGCGGCAACTATAATACAGCACTATGATGGTGCCACACCGCTCAATGATTTCCTGAAAAAATATTTTGCATTACATAAAAAGTTTGGATCGAGAGACCGCAGGCAAATAACCAATCTCTGCTATTGCTATTACCGTTTAGGTTTTGCAGAATTGGGTTTAGATACCACAGAAAGGATACTGCTTGCATTATTTCTCTGTTCAAATGATCCACATGAAATTATTTCAGAACTAAGGCCTGCATGGAAAGAAAACATCACAGCTTCTATAACGGAAAAATTAGCATTGATCGGTTATCCCTTTTCCATACAAAATATTTTTCCCTGGCAGGATGAAATAAGTGAAGGCATTGACGCTACTGCATTTGCGGAATCTCACTTAATACAGCCAGACCTGTTTCTAAGAATACGGCCGGGCAAAAAAGAACAGGTCATAAAAAAATTAGATGCAGCAGGAATTTCATATACTCAGCCAATGCAGGATTGTATAGCCATTGCCAATAACACAAAGATTGATACAGTTATTGAATTGAATAAAGAAGCTGTTGTACAGGATTATTCTTCGCAGCGCATTACAGGATTTTTACAAACTATAAAATCCGAAATCTCAAATCCGAAATCTCAAATCAGCGTATGGGATTGTTGCGCAGCAAGTGGCGGAAAATCTATTTTAGCAAAAGATGTCTTAGGAAATATTGATCTAACTGTTTCTGATGTTCGCTCTTCTATCATTCATAATTTAAAGCAACGCTTTACAGCAGCAGGAATAACAAAGTATCATTCATTTGTTGCAGATTTAACTTCATCAACAGCTAATATCAAATTCCTTGTACCAGACATTATTATCTGCGATGTGCCCTGCAGCGGTAGCGGTACCTGGGGCAGAACACCTGAACAATTGCATTTCTTTACAGCAGAAAAAATTGATTACTACAGCAACCTGCAAAAGCAAATACTACAAAATGTTTTACCCCATGTAAAACAAGGTGGTTATTTTTTGTACATCACCTGTTCTGTTTTCACAAAAGAAAATGAAGAAGTGGTTGATTTTATTCTTGCCAATTCAAAGCTGCAGTTAATAAAAAAAGAAGTGCTGATTGGTTATGATAAAAAAGCGGATACAATGTTTGGGGCGTTGTTTAAACATGATGAAAAATTTACTAAATATACCTATATTGAATAA
- a CDS encoding endonuclease/exonuclease/phosphatase family protein, which yields MELSFLFWNTGGKKCIDEIYNLVDKYNIDVLILAENSASPSDIILKLNSVTTLFFPPHPFSFCEKIKIYSKFHYNYITPIEESARITVRNLELPILNNLNLIGLHFGDKGNFSSESQSEMASELRSLINSVEKKQKHSRTMIIGDFNMNPFETGLVKANGLHAVMSHKIAKQTSRQVQSKTYEYFYNPMWSLFGDLQNEVSGSYYYRRAELVNYQWNIFDQVLLRPLLINNLDKSSLKIVTHDGIKKLLNKGGVPNRKLYSDHLPITFKLTF from the coding sequence ATGGAATTATCATTCTTATTTTGGAATACAGGAGGTAAAAAATGTATCGATGAAATATATAATTTGGTAGATAAATATAATATTGATGTATTAATACTTGCTGAAAATAGCGCCAGCCCCTCCGATATTATACTTAAATTGAACAGTGTAACTACTCTATTTTTCCCTCCTCACCCTTTTTCATTTTGTGAAAAAATAAAAATCTATTCTAAATTCCATTATAACTACATTACTCCTATCGAAGAATCCGCAAGAATAACAGTTCGTAATTTAGAATTGCCGATACTTAACAACTTAAATCTAATTGGACTTCATTTTGGCGACAAGGGAAACTTCTCTTCCGAAAGTCAATCTGAAATGGCATCGGAACTGAGGTCGTTGATAAACTCGGTGGAAAAAAAACAAAAACACAGTCGCACTATGATAATTGGCGATTTCAATATGAATCCATTTGAGACAGGCTTGGTTAAAGCTAATGGCTTGCATGCTGTCATGTCGCATAAAATAGCAAAGCAAACATCCCGACAAGTACAAAGTAAGACATATGAATACTTTTATAATCCGATGTGGAGTCTATTTGGCGATTTACAAAATGAAGTTTCTGGCAGTTATTATTACAGAAGAGCTGAGCTTGTAAATTACCAATGGAATATATTTGATCAAGTTTTATTAAGACCCTTGCTTATCAACAATCTTGATAAATCTTCATTGAAAATAGTTACACACGATGGAATAAAAAAATTACTAAATAAAGGGGGTGTCCCCAACAGGAAACTATATTCAGACCATTTACCTATCACTTTTAAACTAACTTTTTAA
- the htpG gene encoding molecular chaperone HtpG, whose product MQKGQIRVQTENIFPIIKKFLYSEHEIFLRELISNATDATQKLKTLSSIGEAKGDLGELRIDIAIDAAEKTLTITDRGVGMTSEEVDKYINQVAFSGAEEFLNKYKDANIIGHFGLGFYSAFMVSEKVEIFTKSFREDTKGVYWSCDGSPEYELYEIDKDDRGTKIVLHINEESKEFLEADRVRGILERFCRFQAVPIFFEDKQINNTNPIWVRKPSELTTEDYQNFYKELYPYGETPLFWIHLNVDYPFNLTGVLYFPKIKQSYEIQKDKIQLYSNQVFVTDEVKDIVPEFLMLLHGVIDSPDIPLNVSRSYLQGDPNVKKINAHITKKVADKLDEIFRNNRTEFEEKWDSLGLFVKYGMMTDEKFLDKANKFLVMQDAREGKFYTLEEYKMATETLQKNKDGKQVIIYTTDPVQQDAYIQACNAKGYIVVKLETIVDAAFINNMEMKWEGVHFVRVDSDIVDNIIDKQEGNESVLSKEETEQLKTMFTKDVHNLHVTVEVKGLSPETAPVIATRPEFMRRMKDMGAVGGGMASFYATMPDEVTLTVNGNHPIYQSLLKESDKSKQEKQINNLADLALLSQGLLKGNDLTNFINRSVELMQGEKQSLIVEA is encoded by the coding sequence ATGCAAAAAGGACAGATAAGGGTACAAACGGAAAACATCTTCCCGATCATTAAGAAATTTCTTTACAGCGAACATGAAATTTTCCTGCGTGAGCTGATCTCCAACGCAACAGACGCCACACAAAAGCTGAAAACACTTTCTTCTATCGGAGAAGCCAAAGGTGATCTTGGCGAACTGCGTATAGACATTGCCATTGATGCTGCTGAAAAAACACTGACGATTACAGACCGCGGTGTAGGTATGACGTCAGAAGAGGTGGACAAATACATTAACCAGGTTGCATTCAGCGGTGCCGAGGAGTTTTTGAATAAATACAAAGACGCCAATATTATCGGCCACTTTGGTTTAGGTTTCTACAGTGCTTTTATGGTGAGTGAAAAAGTAGAAATTTTTACGAAAAGTTTTCGTGAAGATACCAAAGGTGTATACTGGAGTTGCGATGGCAGCCCTGAGTACGAACTGTATGAAATAGACAAGGATGACCGCGGTACAAAGATTGTATTGCATATAAATGAAGAAAGCAAAGAATTTTTGGAAGCAGACCGTGTACGCGGTATACTCGAACGCTTTTGCCGTTTCCAGGCTGTACCCATCTTTTTTGAAGATAAACAGATCAACAATACCAACCCGATCTGGGTTAGAAAACCATCTGAACTAACAACAGAAGATTACCAGAATTTTTATAAAGAACTTTACCCTTACGGCGAAACACCATTGTTCTGGATACACCTGAATGTTGATTATCCATTCAACTTAACAGGTGTGTTGTATTTCCCTAAGATCAAACAGAGCTACGAGATACAGAAAGATAAAATTCAATTGTACAGCAACCAGGTGTTTGTAACCGATGAGGTAAAAGATATTGTTCCGGAATTCCTGATGTTGCTGCACGGCGTTATAGACAGCCCGGATATTCCGCTGAATGTTAGCCGTAGCTACCTGCAGGGTGACCCGAATGTAAAAAAGATCAATGCGCACATTACCAAGAAAGTGGCAGATAAGCTGGATGAGATCTTCCGTAATAACAGGACAGAATTTGAAGAGAAGTGGGATAGCCTTGGTTTGTTTGTGAAGTACGGCATGATGACCGACGAAAAATTCCTGGATAAAGCCAATAAGTTCCTGGTAATGCAGGATGCCAGAGAGGGCAAGTTCTATACCCTTGAGGAATACAAAATGGCAACAGAAACGTTGCAGAAAAACAAAGATGGCAAACAGGTAATCATTTATACTACAGACCCTGTGCAGCAGGATGCTTATATACAGGCGTGCAATGCAAAAGGCTATATTGTTGTAAAGCTGGAAACCATTGTGGATGCGGCTTTCATCAACAATATGGAAATGAAATGGGAGGGTGTACATTTTGTGCGTGTAGACAGTGATATTGTTGACAACATCATAGACAAACAGGAAGGCAATGAAAGCGTGCTGAGCAAGGAAGAAACCGAGCAGTTGAAAACAATGTTTACCAAAGATGTACATAACCTGCATGTAACAGTTGAAGTAAAAGGTTTAAGTCCTGAAACCGCGCCTGTCATTGCAACGCGCCCTGAATTTATGCGCCGTATGAAAGACATGGGTGCTGTGGGTGGCGGTATGGCATCGTTCTATGCAACCATGCCAGATGAGGTAACGCTTACGGTGAATGGTAATCACCCGATCTATCAATCACTGTTGAAAGAAAGTGATAAGAGCAAGCAGGAGAAGCAGATCAATAACCTGGCAGATCTTGCATTGCTGTCACAGGGACTATTGAAAGGAAATGATCTTACGAATTTTATCAACAGGAGTGTAGAGTTGATGCAGGGAGAGAAGCAAAGTTTGATTGTGGAAGCGTAG
- a CDS encoding diheme cytochrome c-553, producing the protein MKRMITMLFAGTASLSILLTACGEQPAAAAGAEAPETAKAPAYGGFENQVKWGEHLVLISGCNDCHTPKKMGPNGMEPDMSLMLSGHPANMPPPPLDLKEAAAKGLAASQTLTGWVGPWGISYAANITSDSTGIGAWTEAQFMKAVKEGKYRGLDNTRPLLPPMPWQNFAFFSDDEIKAMFAYLKSTPPVHNVVPEAVLNMPPAAAK; encoded by the coding sequence ATGAAAAGAATGATCACAATGCTGTTTGCAGGTACGGCATCGCTTTCAATACTATTAACTGCCTGTGGAGAGCAACCCGCAGCGGCTGCCGGCGCAGAGGCACCGGAAACCGCGAAAGCACCTGCATACGGCGGTTTTGAAAACCAGGTAAAATGGGGAGAACACCTGGTGCTCATCAGCGGGTGTAATGACTGCCATACACCAAAGAAAATGGGGCCAAACGGCATGGAGCCGGATATGAGTTTAATGCTGTCCGGCCACCCGGCCAACATGCCGCCACCGCCGCTCGATCTTAAAGAGGCGGCGGCCAAAGGCCTGGCCGCTTCGCAAACGCTTACCGGCTGGGTAGGGCCATGGGGCATTTCTTACGCTGCCAATATTACTTCAGACTCTACCGGTATTGGTGCATGGACTGAAGCGCAGTTTATGAAAGCCGTAAAGGAAGGAAAGTATAGAGGACTCGACAATACCAGGCCATTGCTGCCACCAATGCCATGGCAGAATTTCGCCTTCTTCAGCGATGATGAAATTAAAGCAATGTTTGCCTATCTAAAGTCTACACCGCCCGTACATAATGTTGTACCCGAAGCAGTGCTGAACATGCCACCGGCTGCTGCAAAATAA
- a CDS encoding SusC/RagA family TonB-linked outer membrane protein, whose product MKEATNLTRRKSWLLLLMLFMSSIAAFSQSKTVSGKVTDTANAPLSNVSVQVKGGGSGTVTDATGNFSLNVPSTASVLVFSYTGMETQEVVVGEQTTIAVQLKGVAGNLNEVVVIGYGTARKSDLTGSVATVKSEKLLDRPVANVSQALQGRVPGVDVSINTSAPGEAAKVRIRGISSINSSLDPLYVVDGVIGVNANLLNPNDIASVEVLKDASATAIYGARGANGVILITTKRGVKGTPRVSYDAYISHNSLQRHLEALDANEFMQVYNLAYANAAKYDSLGFAQGKYIPNNPADFPKLFDANGNPLYNTNWESEVYKPSLSHNHQLSVQGGNDKTLYSLSLGYFDQNGLMIESWFKRYSARFTLDNQVNKWLKIGGSMSFVKSNQRVVSDANGGLNVSRMVIEALPIIPIKYPDGTWGGNSDFPGMEGGSNPVNIAKNRYTLVNILQTVGDAYATFHLADGLDFKSDFGFNLNSQKNNFYSGRGLSSLSADQKGVASISNWMRSYWQSENYLTYNKKLRSNDNLTALVGLSWQKNYQEYSSSTATGFIDDFWGWHNLSAGTIYNPPASNDDQWTMNSYFARFTYSLENKYLLTLTGRYDGSSKFGVNNKYAFFPSAGLAWRVSQEEFLKNSNLISDLKIRASYGVTGNQEIGTYNSIQLLGSGTTIFNGERQPTITRNSFGNPDLRWEKVNQFDVGFELSLLKNRINLVADYYNRTTKDLLLNAPIPWSTGLSSVYENIGSVRNTGFEFALNTVNIKGRDFTWSSDINLALNKNKILQLGSSNDDIYPGPWFLGQTNILRVGWPIGTFWGYERLGTWSTKEAAEAAAYNLKPGDIKWKDQNNDGKIDDADNVRLGQAYPKYTLNIGNTFNYKDFDFTFDIRIVGGVNTVANFKHSTEDRQAIANSLKTVLGAWTPENQNSNIAEIRYYGSFYQTHIDSWWVEDGSFIRGQNFVLGYSLPAKLVDKWNINRLRFYVSAQNLFLVSDYTGYDPEVLTFDGQLTQNQDFFPYPRPRVVNLGLNLNF is encoded by the coding sequence ATGAAAGAAGCGACCAACCTTACGCGAAGGAAAAGCTGGCTCCTGTTGCTGATGCTTTTCATGAGCAGCATTGCTGCCTTTTCGCAATCCAAAACTGTTTCGGGAAAAGTTACTGACACTGCCAATGCACCACTGAGCAATGTATCGGTGCAGGTAAAAGGCGGTGGTAGTGGTACAGTAACAGACGCCACCGGAAATTTCTCTTTAAATGTTCCGTCTACCGCATCTGTACTGGTTTTTAGCTATACCGGTATGGAAACGCAGGAGGTAGTGGTAGGTGAACAAACAACGATTGCTGTGCAGTTAAAAGGTGTAGCAGGCAACCTTAATGAAGTAGTGGTGATCGGTTATGGTACAGCCAGGAAATCTGACCTTACCGGTTCTGTTGCCACTGTAAAATCTGAAAAATTGCTTGACCGGCCTGTAGCAAACGTATCGCAGGCATTACAGGGGCGTGTGCCGGGTGTTGATGTAAGCATTAATACCAGTGCGCCTGGTGAGGCGGCCAAAGTGAGGATAAGAGGTATCAGCTCTATCAACTCGAGCCTCGATCCGTTGTATGTAGTGGACGGTGTGATTGGGGTAAACGCCAATCTTTTAAACCCTAACGATATAGCATCTGTGGAAGTGCTGAAAGATGCGAGTGCAACAGCCATTTATGGTGCACGCGGCGCCAATGGTGTTATATTGATCACGACAAAAAGAGGTGTAAAAGGTACACCGCGTGTGTCTTACGATGCATACATCTCGCACAACAGCCTGCAACGGCACCTGGAAGCACTTGATGCAAATGAGTTTATGCAGGTGTACAACCTGGCTTATGCCAATGCAGCCAAATACGACTCACTGGGTTTTGCCCAGGGTAAATACATACCAAACAATCCTGCAGACTTTCCCAAACTGTTCGACGCAAATGGTAATCCGTTATACAATACCAACTGGGAGTCTGAAGTGTACAAGCCATCACTCAGCCATAACCACCAGCTTTCAGTACAGGGTGGTAATGACAAAACACTGTATAGTTTATCGCTTGGTTATTTTGACCAGAATGGCCTCATGATCGAGTCCTGGTTTAAGCGTTATTCTGCAAGGTTTACCCTTGATAACCAGGTAAACAAATGGCTGAAAATAGGTGGTAGTATGTCTTTTGTAAAAAGTAACCAGCGTGTGGTATCTGATGCAAACGGCGGGCTGAACGTATCGAGAATGGTGATCGAAGCATTGCCGATTATCCCGATCAAATATCCCGATGGCACATGGGGCGGCAACTCAGACTTTCCGGGTATGGAAGGCGGCAGCAACCCGGTGAACATTGCCAAAAACCGTTATACACTCGTAAACATATTGCAAACCGTAGGTGATGCGTATGCCACTTTCCACCTGGCAGATGGCCTTGATTTTAAATCTGACTTTGGCTTCAACCTCAACAGCCAGAAAAATAATTTTTACTCGGGCAGGGGACTTAGCTCTCTTTCTGCTGACCAGAAAGGTGTGGCCTCTATCAGCAACTGGATGCGTTCTTACTGGCAGAGTGAGAACTACCTTACCTACAATAAAAAGCTGCGGTCAAATGATAACCTTACTGCCTTGGTAGGTTTGTCATGGCAAAAGAACTACCAGGAATATTCCAGCAGTACAGCAACCGGCTTTATAGACGATTTCTGGGGCTGGCACAACCTGAGTGCAGGAACAATTTATAACCCACCGGCATCTAATGACGACCAGTGGACGATGAACTCTTATTTTGCTCGTTTTACCTACAGCCTCGAAAACAAATACCTCCTTACATTAACCGGCAGGTATGACGGGTCATCAAAATTTGGGGTAAATAATAAATACGCCTTCTTCCCATCTGCAGGTTTGGCATGGAGGGTTTCGCAGGAAGAGTTTCTTAAAAACAGCAACCTCATCAGCGATCTTAAGATACGCGCCAGCTACGGTGTAACAGGTAACCAGGAAATAGGTACCTATAATTCAATACAGTTACTGGGTTCCGGCACCACCATCTTTAATGGCGAGCGCCAGCCCACCATTACAAGAAACAGCTTTGGCAATCCCGACCTCAGGTGGGAAAAGGTAAACCAGTTTGATGTAGGCTTTGAACTAAGCCTCCTGAAAAACAGGATCAACCTTGTGGCAGATTATTACAACCGCACAACCAAAGACCTGTTGCTGAATGCACCTATTCCATGGAGTACTGGTTTGTCTTCTGTTTATGAAAACATCGGCTCTGTAAGAAATACAGGTTTTGAGTTTGCTTTGAATACCGTAAACATCAAAGGCCGCGATTTCACCTGGAGTTCAGACATCAACCTTGCGCTGAACAAAAACAAAATACTGCAGCTTGGCTCCAGCAATGACGATATCTACCCTGGCCCGTGGTTCCTTGGCCAGACAAATATCTTACGCGTGGGCTGGCCAATCGGCACATTCTGGGGTTATGAAAGACTGGGTACATGGAGCACAAAAGAAGCAGCGGAAGCAGCGGCTTACAACCTGAAACCGGGCGACATCAAATGGAAAGACCAGAACAACGATGGTAAAATAGATGATGCTGACAATGTAAGGCTGGGCCAGGCTTACCCTAAATACACATTGAACATTGGCAACACATTCAACTACAAAGATTTCGACTTTACTTTCGATATAAGGATTGTAGGCGGTGTAAATACCGTTGCAAACTTTAAGCACTCTACAGAAGACAGGCAGGCTATTGCCAACAGTTTAAAAACTGTGCTTGGTGCATGGACCCCCGAAAACCAGAACAGCAACATTGCTGAAATACGTTACTACGGTTCTTTCTACCAAACACATATTGATAGCTGGTGGGTAGAAGATGGCTCGTTTATACGTGGTCAGAACTTTGTACTGGGTTATTCTCTTCCTGCAAAGCTGGTTGACAAATGGAACATCAACCGCCTGCGTTTTTATGTAAGTGCGCAAAACCTGTTCCTGGTGTCAGATTATACAGGTTACGACCCCGAAGTGCTAACATTTGATGGTCAGCTCACACAAAACCAGGACTTCTTTCCTTATCCTCGTCCACGTGTGGTAAACCTTGGTCTAAACCTGAATTTCTAA